In one window of Erythrolamprus reginae isolate rEryReg1 chromosome 1, rEryReg1.hap1, whole genome shotgun sequence DNA:
- the METTL5 gene encoding rRNA N(6)-adenosine-methyltransferase METTL5 — MKKLKLKELESCLQQVDVFENPKLLLEQYPTRPHIAACMLYTIHNTFDDIENKIVADLGCGCGILSIGSAMLGAGLCIGFDIDASALEVFNRNAEEFDLTNVDMVQCNVCSLPDKMSKTFDTIIMNPPFGTKHNKGMDMAFLKTAVQMARIAVYSLHKTSTRQHIQKKADEWNIGMEVVAELRYDLPASYKFHKKKSVDIEVDFIRFSCEEKKMDGGMT, encoded by the exons ATGAAAAAGTTAAAACTTAAAGAACTTGAGAGTTGTTTGCAACAAGTTGATGTCTTTGAGAATCCAAAACTCCTTCTTGAACAATATCCAACTCGGCCACATATTGCAG CATGTATGCTTTATACAATTCATAATACATTTGATGATATTGAAAACAAGATTGTGGCAGATCTTGGATGTGGTTGTGGCATACTGAGCATTGGAAGTGCCATGTTGGGAGCAGG GTTATGTATAGGATTTGATATAGATGCCAGTGCACTGGAAGTATTTAACAGGAATGCTGAAGAATTTGACCTTACAAACGTTGACATGGTGCAGTGCAATGTATGTTCTTTACCTGACAAAATGTCCAAAACATTTGATACAATTATTATGAACCCTCCTTTTGGAACTAAACACAATAAAG gtATGGATATGGCTTTTCTCAAGACAGCTGTGCAAATGGCAAGAATAGCTGTGTATTCCTTACACAAAACATCAACTCGACAA CATATTCAGAAAAAAGCAGATGAATGGAATATAGGAATGGAAGTTGTAGCAG AACTGAGATATGACCTACCAGCATCATATAAATTCCACAAGAAAAAATCA GTAGACATCGAAGTAGATTTTATCAGATTCTCTtgtgaggaaaaaaagatggatGGAGGAATGACTTAA